A stretch of DNA from Juglans microcarpa x Juglans regia isolate MS1-56 chromosome 5D, Jm3101_v1.0, whole genome shotgun sequence:
tgcggacgggtgggggtccacccccgcaccccggcccaacggacgggggaccccgcccccgccatgcgggggcggggagaaattcccctcccccgcatatgcgggggcggggggcgggggaggggtggccccgccccgtaggggcgggtatcacccctactatttacaaactatttacaaatattctgaaatatttttaatatccaaacaagtTCAAATTTTCCAGGATAGTGATCTTCTTGATATGACGTGGAAGATTTTTTACCGGCCAAGCCATCAACCATGATCCCAACATGCACGTAGATGCTTGTATTACAGaaatgaaatttacatttttaagaTGTGCAAGTGACGCATACTCCCTTTTAAAAAAGTGGGTAAAGTTGTAACTCACgcgaaaaaaattattaataactaGTATATGAGACTTGAGCACcctaaaactgtatctaacatcACTCTTCACATTTTCATCTCTCTAAATTTCATCTTTATAAGAGatcttattaataattatgacaatacttatatataaaagacatTCCATCCTCAACATCTATACGCGCTTACAATTATTTTtcgtttttgcttttgttttgtaaATAGATCATGATGGGAAGAAAGACTCCGTCTCAGTAAGGTCAGACTTCGATCCCTCAATAAGTAAAtctaataagtaaaatatttaattaatagtgACTTTATTTAGGGGATGATAATTAGTTCCCCGAATCATGTGACTCCAAGTATTTGTGTTTTTGTAGCATTTgtgtatgtttttaaaaataaaaatataataacacatgcaaatacttttaaaaaaaaaacaaatacacttATCGATAGACTTGGGAGATACAGTATTCAGTCACCCGCTAAACGTCCTTAGAGCATTCGCATTCGGTGTCCTAAACGTCTTTTTCCCTTATAATTTGGGAGAAAATTTAGAGTTTCACCGCAAACTCTCCTCCATCTGAATCTCTAAAATAGGGTGGTAGAATTCAGATGCTATAGTGGATCCATTGTACATCCCTAAAATGGAGATCCACTGTACATCCCTAATTGTTCTTTTCATTGGCTACAGCTCATTGCTCCCGCGTCTCCCTCCCTTCGACCATTGGGTGCCTTCATCGTTTTCGCTTCTCCCTCACACTGCAACCACCATCGACGGCAACCTCTCCATCAATTCATCATTGTAAGTATCCCTATCCCCTCTCGCTTTCCTCCATTGCTGGGTTCCTCTATTCTCATTCGCACACACTGACGATTAGGCATCATGCAGTTTTGAAATTTCATCCATTCGGGATCCTCTATGGTTATTTGCACCGAACTTCTCTATTTCATTTCACTGTGAATAAGGTTCCTCCATGGTTGGGTTTTCAGATCCAACGTTTTGACAAAAAACCCTAGATTTCCTTCAGATTTTCAAATCTCAttcaaataaatgattttctcatatttttgttgcaatgtATTTCCTCCATTGCCATGATAATCATTTTCTATGCTTAGATTTGAGGctatttttcattgatttgtGAATTGcaatttagggaaaaaaaaaaacctagatttTTTTGAGCAATTTATTCTTCAATGTGTTGAGATTGCCATTTTCTATGCTTAGATTTGTGGATATTTTCTACTGATCTACGTATtgtaaattatgaaaaaaaaaccctagataTTTTTGCATACTGTTGGATTGATCTATGTTGTTCAATTGCTCTGTGATGTTGGATTGGTCTGTGTTGTTTCATTGCTCTGTTTTGTTGGACTGCGACCCTGCAATTTCATTGCTCTGTGCAGTTTCATTACTCAGTGTTGTTTCATTGTTGTGCTGTGAACTGCTATGTGCTATGAACTATTATGCAGTTTTATTGCTCTGTGCAGTTTCATTACATTGTGATGTTTAATTACAATGTGTTGTTTCATTACTCAATGTTGTTTCATTGGTATGTGTCGTTACATTACGACCATATTGTTTCATTGCTCTGTGTTGTTTCATTGCTTTGTGTTGTTCCACTGCGACCATGCGGTTTTATTGCTTTGTACAGTTTCATTGCTCAGTGATGTTCTATTGTTCTGTGTTGTTTCATTGCTCTGTGTTATTAATTGCTCTATGCTGTGAATTGCAATTGATGGTTTGGGGTGAAAATCCTAAACTTTTTCCCAAATTATAAGGAAAAAGGACGTTTGTGGCACCAAATGCAAATGAATATGACTTACTTTAGTTATGTCTTACTAAATTCATGCAATTTAAcatgaatattgatttttttttaattatgccTTACTTAGTTGTACTTGATATTtttgtggcttttttttttttccatcttatGCTGCTTGAGTTATGGCTGAAGAACTAAAATCATTAAGTAGTTGAAATACTTTGATAAGTTGTGAGTATGTTACCCTAAATTTTTGTCATCTAATGGTTaattgtttataactttatactAGGAAATTAGCAAAGAGCAATGAAACAACACATAGTAATTTGTATAATTGGGGGGTTAATTCACAAGTGTTAGAGGGGTCCCATCATTATGGCAGGGTAATCCTAATCCAGATGGTCATCAAGCGttttgtgatagttttcacAAAAGGCAACCGAGGTTTAAAGTTTTGCAGCCATTTTGTGATAGTTTGCTGATTTTGCAATGTTATTTggatttcctttgtttttttgttattatagaGAAGTAATGTACCTCACCTACCATTTGTTGGATTACCTCCCTCGACTGTGGTGATGACAGAGCCTCGTGGTGACATAGGGAATTTGGTACATGCCTCCATGACATGGTAACCTGGACGGTCAATAAGTAGTGGCAACCAGTTGTTATAACCATTGGAGTGTGCCAAATTTTGTACATGTTACCATTCGGTTCCTAAGCCAGCTAGCAAAATCACctcaaattttattcttacGTGTCTAACATGTCTACTAATTGTTGTGCGTCTATATGTCTTTAGAAATGGATTCACAAGATCGTGGATATATGTACTTCACCAACCTCCTAAGTCAAAATCCTCAACTCAACCCCACTTATGGTGGTCAAAGTGAACACTCTCCTATGACTGTTGATGACTCTTCACCCCTACCTCATAACGATCCTCTCGCTGTAAGGAAATCAACTAAGAGTGCAAACTTAACCCCCGAATAATACAAGTTACTTATCTCAGCATGGCTTAATTGTAGCCTTGATGTCGTCCAGGGAACAAACTAAAAACACTCacaactttgaaaattttttttgaatactTCAATCAGTTTAAAGAAACCAAAACTGAGTGGAGTATGAAGTCCTTAATACATCGGTGGTCGTCCATTGAAAAAGACAGCCAACAAATTTTGTGAGAAACTAGCCCAATttgaagggttgaatcaaaGTGGCATGACTGAGCAAGACAATGTAGAATAATGATACTTTTATATGCTTTTggcattttagtttttataatgACTGTTTTCGTTATCTGTCTTCTCATTAATTTTGtcgtttttatatttaaatgcaAGTTTGACAAAGCAAAAATCATGTACCAATCGCTAGGAAAATGTTCATTTCAATTCGAGCACTGTTGACACCTGTTAAAGGATGAACCCAAATGGATTCAGAGTTGCACAAAGGAGGGTCCAAAGCGAAGGTTGACGATGTCCCCGTCCCTAACCTCGACTCGATGTTTGGGGGCTACTATTGATTTAATTTGTGATCTCGAGGCAAAGAATGTTTTGGACAATGATGTCATCAATTGGAATGGCCAATGAGAAGGAAAGCTGAGAAATGAAAACGTAAGGCCCAAGGCAGACCAGCAGAGGAGATTGTTGCGCTGAGCAACctaaattatacttttttggaGAAGTCACATGCTCAAGAGAAATAGTTTTTTTGCCTCAAGGCCGAAAAGATAGAATATGACcaggagagagaggaaaataaaattcGACAAGAGGACGAGAGGCTGAGGTTGGAGGCAGAGAAACTAGAATTTGCTCAGAAGGAAGCGGAGGAGAGAGCAGATAGAgtggttggagagagagaggagcgaATAATGATGATCGATATGAGTACCTTGCCTAGACTATAGCAGATATATTTCGAGCAACGTCAAATGGAAATCGTGGAGAGACGCAATGCTGAAGaagactattttttattattattattaaatgtattactTTATTAAGGGAAAgtacaattttataatttgtagtatttattatttagaCTGAGAATGAAGTTGGTTGTCATTAAGAATGAGACtgagaatttttttaacatagTTAATCATATATGCTAGAAGCTTTTAAAGTTGTTGCTTTATGGATTGTGTGCGTGGCTATTATGAAAAAGGAAATTGGCCACTACAACTACTCAAGCTATTACATATTATCCCCtgatattacaaaaaataatttgcatGTTCTTGAATAAAACATGTTTAAGGAATGGAAATTGGAAAAGCAGGAATATAGTTACTACTAATCAGAAGATAATACAACTATTTTGCTGCAGGTCTACTGTTGGGAATAGAATTGCTATTAATGTTCAATTAGATCTTCTTGGATCTGATGATGTGCCGAGCTATCTCTAATTTCATAATGACACTAAATGAAGTCCATAAGCTTGGTTGTACGATTGCACGATAGTTCTGgaatatcatcatcaatttGATCATACTCGATGTTCGGAACCTGATTATCATCACGTTCATCTTCGATGATCATGTTATATAGAATAACAcatgctttcattatatttattagGTCATTGATCTTGAACATTTGTGAAGGTCCACAAACGATTGCAAATCGTTGTTGAAGGACCCCAAATGTACGCACTACATCCTTCCGTGCTAATTCTTGTGCTGTTGCAAAATGTTTATTCTTATTCCCTTGTGGAGATGGAATCGTTTCCACAAAAGTTGATCACTTCGAATAAATGTCATCGGCAAGGTAGTACCCCATAGTGTAGTCATTGTCATTGACTGTGTAATTGATTGGAGGAGCATGACCTTAGGCCAGttccatgaaaataaaatatctctcTAGCACATTTATATCGTTATGTGAACCAGACAATCCAAAAAATACATGTCATATCCGACGATCATACAAAGCAACcgcttttaaaataattgttggtTCACGACAGTGGCCGGAGTACATACCTTTCAAAGTCTCGGGACAGTTTTTCTacttccaatgcatgcaatcaatgTTTATGGGCATCCCTGGGAATTCACGCTGTTCACCAATCACGAGTAATCGAGCAATATCATTAGTATTTGGAGACtacaaatatttattagaaaaaacagTTACGATTGTcttcacaaattttttaaggCTCTCCATTGCGGTGCTTTCTCCAATCCGTATGTATTCATCTATAAAATCACCAGTTAGTCTATACGTAAGCATTCTAATGACAACGGTTATCTTTCGCATAGAAGATAAATTGAGTCTTCCAGCATTATCTCTTctttggatgaagtagagctcGTAAGCCTAAACCTCATGTTGAATACGAAGAAATAGTGGATGACTCATACAAAATCTCTTTCGAAAGAGATTTGAGGGATATACTGGTAGTTCTACAGAATAGTCGCGAAATAGCTGTTCATGCCCTTGAATATAATCACGCCGAATATACTTACGACATTGGTGATTGCGACCACGCCTCAATGTTGATCCGTCATCATCATTAAGAACAACCTTCAACTCATTTTCAGATGATAAGTCAAGCAACAACTTGCGGAAGAATGAATGAGCCATTTGATGAAAGGAGTGGAAGATGAGGTCGGAAAATGGAACTTTCTAAGATGAAATTAGACTTAGGTTCAGGAGAATGTGACTGGAACCAAAATGtctatttatacaaaaaaaagttaccgttataataagacaaaaaaatgttaccgtttgagtaaagacaaaaaaatttattgttggagaaaaaacaaaacatgttacCGCcggagaaaagacaaaaaatgttaTCATTATAATAGGACAAAAAAATGTTACTGTTAGAGATAAtacaaaaaatgttaccgttacaaagtgaacaaaaaatgttatcactggagagaagacaaaaaatgtTATCGTTGGGGAAATAACCAAcaaaatgttaccgttagaAAAATGACAACAAATATTACCATTGAAAAAAGTATAACAAATGTTATTGTTGACAAAAGGCTGAAAATAATCAAACATTAGATGAAGGACAAAAATTGTTACAGTTACACTATACAAATAGAATATTAcagttatatattaaaaaatattatcgcGTTGGAAATCAcacatatttaagaaaaaattattattcgtAATACtgtattaatttaaaaagtattattgTATCTGAGTAAAATTCGTATaaagtatttacaaaatatagtCGAATGTGATTTTTTGAAACAAtaggaaaatgacaaaaaagtTAGTAGTTAAGAATagaaatggaagtgagagaaaataaaaagtaataaagaaagaataagaaaaaaatattttaatagaataaagaaaaaatatagatcAATGAGATGTATGAAGTTTTTTAAACATAggtaaaatttagaaattgtgaattttaattaaaatttaagaaattttacagaaaaCCGGATGGGATGGGACGTGTCATTGATTTGATTTCCACCAGCTCGCCCGCAAGTTGCTAATTTGCGAGAGGAAGCTTCTTAGATTCAAACATTAATTCGTACCCTCGTGTGGTTCTTGTTTCATGGCATGGCATCATGCGTTCCTCGTTTTTCTGACTATTCCTTCGAGAAAATGACTTCTCTGTGTGGTGGAGACCATCTCTCACTAGTATATAATAACCTCAATACCAGACGTTCTAAGAATCACAGCAATAATTAAGTGCCCAAGAAATTATTAACTCTTCTATatataaatctctctctctctctctctctctctctcagagtaCACTCGTATATATACACTAATGTATATGACTGCTTGTAATATGAGATCAACTGAGTTTCTTAGTACCCAAATAGGTCCATACATGAGTAGTGGCTATTTGAGCGTTAAGATCAGAAGAAATGGCAATGCCAAGGTGGTTCGTGCAGTAGCTGTTGATCCCAGCAGTACTGTGGTTAAGGAGATTTCGGGGATACTAAGGACGACATTGACACCAATTACACGAGTAGTTGAAACCGAGAAAAGGAAGGCCAgtactgatgatgatgatgatggtaatGATCAAGGAAGGTTTGGTAGGTTTGGAGGGAAGTACGTGCCTGAGACTTTGATGGCTTGTTTGAGCCAGCTTGAATCCGAGTTCAACTCGGTTTTAAAAGACACCGAGTTTGaggtaattaataattagtgtCCTTAATTAAAAGCAAACATTTTAGTTATCgaaaatgagatagaaatatatatccaaATGATGCACTTTAATAGTATGTATCTGactatatattaaatgaatagtattacatgtacttacaattttacttataatatttattttgtttttttttttaaatttaaattctataattttcaacgtatcaataattgagatgtgaaaaaataagttttatatacattttttttaagtatatttaacattttctataTTAAATATTGTGAGATAATTTATATGTCGAGGATGACTCttatctaaattataaaaattattttaaaaaagttgcaCAAATAAAATCACGTGAGTACTTCATGAGGTCATTATCTACCACGAAGCATAAAAACATGGGAAAAAACTctgcatatatttatatttatatttatatatatatatatatatattatatccatTCCAACCTCTCACTTTATTGTGAAACGGATTGGGGTGCCCTACCATTgcacatatatatttgaaaaaacacaaaaaacacatGCAGGAGACACAGAGGCAGAAAAAGTTCTGCCTCTGGAGGGCTGGGTAATTGTCGTCGGGCAGGTGGGAGACTTTAGTACCAATCATCCCCTCAAAACTATGAACAGTTTAATATATTATCTTCAAAAACCCAACTTTTTGTCGGTATTTAAGAAAGTACTACTcgttattattttatcttttacaGCCAACATGATAGAGAGGAAATTAAGAAAATGCTAGAATGAGTTTCTTTGTTATGGATGTATTGATGTAGGCAGAGCTCGCAACAGCACTAAGAGACTATGTTGGGAGAGAGACACCTCTCTACTTTGCCCAGAGGCTCACAAATCGCTACAAGAACAGCAACGGAGAAGGACCCCATATATATCTAAAACGAGAGGATCTCAACCATGGTGGAGCATACAAGATGAACAACGCCATCGCACAGGCGATGATTGCCAAACGCTTGTGCCGAAAAACTGTGGTGGCAGCCGGTGCTGGGCAGCATGGTGTCGCAACAGCTGCTGCTTGTGCCAAACTTTCTTTGGAGTGCACCCTCTTCATGGGTACCAAAGACATGGAAAAACAGTCTTCTAATTTGCACTTGATGAAGTTGCTGGGTGCCAATGTATTGTACCGATGCTTTAAATAGCTCCAAGTTCTTCCCAATTTgcgaaaaaaaattaatcttttcgGTCAACTAATTCTTTTTCATATGCGCATACTGTCATAGGTTATATCCGTGGATGGGAATTTTAAGGATGCAAGTTCGGAGGCCATTCGAAACTGGGTAGGAAATCTAGAAACCAGCTATTACTTGTCTGGCACAGTGGTGGGGCCTCATCCATGTCCAAGCATGGTACGCGAATTTCAATCGGTGATTGGAAAGGAAACGAGGAGGCAAGCAATGGAGAAATGGGGTGGAAAGCCTGATGTATTGCTTGCCTGTGTAGGGAGTGGCTCTAATGCTTTGGGGTTGTTCCATGAATTTGTTAAAGATAAAGATGTGAGGTTGATTGGGGTTGAGGGTGCAGGGTTTGGCTTGGAAAGTGGTAGGCACTCTGCAACTCTGGCTAGAGGTGATGTTGGTGTTTATCATGGAGCCATGAGCTATTTGTTGCAAGATGAGGAAGGTCAAATTCTAGAGCCATACTCTATTGCTGTGGGGTAAGTGAAAAAACCATCAGATTTTTATTGCATAAAATCATTACCATCTGTTGCAAATACCCTAATCACAACATGGCAAGGTAACACTTCAAATTCAGTTGTTAAttctaaaattaatatttaaactgGAAATCACATACAAGAATcatttgattacaaaaaaaaaaaaaaaaaaaaaagggtattgGAACATATGTTTATAGGCTACACAACATGGGGAGGTAATCCTAGCCTCTGTTATCTTGAGATCTAATCATTTGATTACAGAAATAAGAGACTTCACCTCTAAACCGAATTTTAAAGGAATGAAAAGGCTTCTTGTTAGGAAGAAATGTGCCTACTCCACTAATACATGATGCAGACTGCAGTACCCTGGAGTTGGCCCGGAGCTGAGCTTTCTCAAAGCCAGTGGGCGTGCGGAGTTCTACACTGCCACAGACCAGGAAGCCCTAGATGGTATGCCTGGAGGCAATTATACATTCAAGAAAGAAACTGATTTACTTTCTAAAATTGAAACCATTAATTTGATTCCCTATTGTTTGCAGCATGCCAACTTTCATGTAGATTGGAAGGTATAATTCCCTCATTGGAGGCCTCTCATGCATTGGCGTTTCTAAATAAACTGTGTCCTACATTACCCTCTGGCACAAAGGTTGTAGTAAGTTGTAGCGGACGTGGAGACAAGGATGTTGCAACGCTTTACAATTCCAATCATTGATGTTGCTTAATGTAGCAACAGTTGCATATTTTCTTACTACTTGCAAATGTATGTAACGCACCCAAAAAAGTGTGTAAATCTGACCACTTGCGAATCTACATTTTGGACTAGTAGTTCTGGAAATGCCTACAATATGTACTGCACGATTGTAAGAAATGTTCGTCGAGTATTTTGGATGATACAAGTGATTTAACCAATACCTGGTAAATCAGCTTTTTTTTCATATACAGTTCATGATACATTTGCAACAATCTGTTGAAACAAAAAAGCTATTTGCACACGGGAGGGGTACCTTCCGCGTACACGTCTAACCACGTGTAAAaataaaacggtgcgtttaAATCCAActttctctcatcttcttctttgctTCACATTTTAGACAAAGTCGTTCCCTCTCCCCTGTCTTCCCCTTTTCCCCCATTTCTCCATTCGTCTTCCACCTTCCCTTTGTCTTCTGGTGCACATTTTCTAGAATTTTCAGATGCACGTTTTCTCTTGCCCCAAACATTTGTTCCACAATCCATTTAACCAAAACACATAAGCCAAAAACAAGATGCTACACACCAATCCAAATGCCGCCTTCAGCCTTCTGTAAACTCTTCCATTGTTGTTCACTTTAAACCAATTACCAGCAAGCCCTTTTGAGTCCTTCCACAGAGGTCCTGAGAATTAAAGGTAAGAAACCATGTTCGACATCATTGCCTCTGCCTCAGCTTCTGCCACCACCACTCCTCCCTATTTAGTTGATGAATGTCAAGGCGTCCTTCATCATGTATATAGCGACGGTTCCATTGTTCGCTCTTCCAAGCCGAGTTTCAATATTCCCATTCGTAACGACAGCTCCGTTTTATGGAATTAAAGACGTTCTTTTCGATGCCATTAACAACCTTCAGCTCCGGCTCTACAAGCCGGCGGTGGTGG
This window harbors:
- the LOC121263985 gene encoding tryptophan synthase beta chain 1-like — protein: MYMTACNMRSTEFLSTQIGPYMSSGYLSVKIRRNGNAKVVRAVAVDPSSTVVKEISGILRTTLTPITRVVETEKRKASTDDDDDGNDQGRFGRFGGKYVPETLMACLSQLESEFNSVLKDTEFEAELATALRDYVGRETPLYFAQRLTNRYKNSNGEGPHIYLKREDLNHGGAYKMNNAIAQAMIAKRLCRKTVVAAGAGQHGVATAAACAKLSLECTLFMGTKDMEKQSSNLHLMKLLGANVISVDGNFKDASSEAIRNWVGNLETSYYLSGTVVGPHPCPSMVREFQSVIGKETRRQAMEKWGGKPDVLLACVGSGSNALGLFHEFVKDKDVRLIGVEGAGFGLESGRHSATLARGDVGVYHGAMSYLLQDEEGQILEPYSIAVGLQYPGVGPELSFLKASGRAEFYTATDQEALDACQLSCRLEGIIPSLEASHALAFLNKLCPTLPSGTKVVVSCSGRGDKDVATLYNSNH